A window of Rhodococcus sp. SGAir0479 contains these coding sequences:
- a CDS encoding recombinase family protein gives MTARIVGAVARHEIDHARSRIKAAHAQAAAQGRAHGRIAYGYRLSDDGRRVPDEVTAPIVQELAKRVLAGETMYSICNDLNDRGTPTPRGSKRWNTQKVRQMLLSPTYAGLRTHLGVLTPAVWEPLIDVEDHRVIRSILTDPRRKTTRGSAPVHLLSGIARCGVCGESMGRKKSHGGNSYGCLRNHCVYRRSEPVDLMVSEAIIARCEQMTGLQELVDDDVADAEREAARLRAQLDDFCDKAAAGELSAASLARIEAKLLPQIRAAERRAAVVVPPAVGELLGTNARVRWEQMPVIAKRTVVRNLVEITIDRGKPGPKFDPELIRLKWL, from the coding sequence ATGACCGCGCGCATCGTCGGCGCGGTCGCCCGCCACGAGATCGACCACGCCCGATCGCGCATCAAAGCCGCGCACGCGCAGGCCGCCGCCCAGGGGCGGGCGCACGGCCGCATCGCGTACGGGTATCGACTCTCCGACGATGGCCGCCGAGTGCCAGACGAGGTGACCGCGCCGATCGTCCAGGAACTGGCGAAGCGTGTACTCGCCGGCGAGACCATGTACTCGATCTGCAACGACCTGAACGATCGCGGCACACCCACTCCGCGCGGCTCCAAGCGATGGAACACGCAGAAGGTTCGGCAGATGCTGCTGAGCCCAACCTACGCCGGCCTGAGGACACACCTCGGCGTGCTGACGCCGGCAGTGTGGGAGCCGCTGATCGACGTCGAGGACCACCGCGTCATCCGTTCGATTCTGACGGACCCCAGGCGGAAGACGACGCGAGGGAGCGCGCCCGTGCATCTGCTGTCGGGCATCGCGCGCTGCGGTGTCTGCGGCGAGTCCATGGGCCGGAAGAAAAGTCACGGCGGGAACTCGTACGGGTGCCTGCGGAACCACTGCGTCTACCGGCGGAGCGAACCTGTTGACCTGATGGTCTCCGAGGCGATCATCGCCCGGTGCGAGCAGATGACCGGCCTGCAGGAGCTCGTCGACGACGACGTCGCCGATGCGGAACGGGAGGCCGCTCGACTGCGGGCTCAGCTGGACGACTTCTGCGACAAGGCGGCGGCGGGCGAACTCTCCGCGGCATCACTCGCCCGGATCGAAGCGAAGTTGCTCCCGCAGATCCGCGCCGCCGAGCGGCGAGCCGCGGTCGTCGTGCCGCCGGCAGTGGGGGAGCTGCTCGGGACGAACGCCCGGGTGCGATGGGAGCAGATGCCGGTGATCGCGAAACGGACGGTTGTCCGAAACCTGGTGGAGATCACCATCGACCGCGGAAAGCCGGGCCCGAAGTTCGACCCGGAGTTGATCCGTTTGAAGTGGCTCTGA
- a CDS encoding helix-turn-helix domain-containing protein, which yields MEPPKLSRAVAGIVQKALDDANISLREVCRQTGISPTTLHARLKGYRPFQLDEIELIAQLVDIDVAELMRLAVTSAAA from the coding sequence ATGGAACCACCGAAGCTATCGCGGGCGGTGGCCGGCATCGTTCAGAAGGCGCTCGACGACGCCAACATCAGCCTCCGCGAAGTCTGTAGACAGACCGGCATCTCCCCGACCACCCTCCACGCGCGACTGAAGGGATACAGACCCTTTCAGCTCGACGAGATCGAACTGATCGCCCAGCTGGTCGACATCGACGTCGCCGAACTGATGCGCCTCGCTGTGACCTCGGCGGCGGCATGA
- a CDS encoding HK97 gp10 family phage protein — protein sequence MPTRFVVYPGAAKAEAIEASFDDRLDIGMEIAQGARADAPVLTGDYRDGITVEADGDRVFVVDEDEDSIFKEYGTVDTPPHAVLTNNAARFGEYSGWQPR from the coding sequence ATGCCCACGCGGTTCGTCGTCTACCCGGGCGCGGCCAAGGCCGAAGCGATCGAAGCGTCGTTCGATGACCGTCTCGACATCGGCATGGAGATCGCCCAGGGCGCCCGGGCCGACGCCCCGGTCCTCACCGGTGACTACCGCGACGGCATCACGGTCGAGGCGGACGGCGACCGGGTCTTCGTCGTCGACGAGGACGAGGACTCGATCTTCAAGGAGTACGGCACCGTTGACACCCCGCCGCACGCAGTGCTGACGAACAACGCCGCACGGTTCGGCGAATACTCCGGGTGGCAGCCGCGATGA
- a CDS encoding helix-turn-helix domain-containing protein, whose product MAQAPRRVGKYTAAVAEIVRDAAERLNLTHAAIAERTGIARPTITKILTGDRAMDVEQLALLANAIDMSVADLLAAAEKRLLRG is encoded by the coding sequence ATGGCACAAGCCCCGAGGCGAGTAGGCAAGTACACCGCGGCAGTCGCTGAAATCGTTCGAGACGCCGCCGAGCGACTCAACCTCACGCACGCCGCAATCGCCGAACGGACCGGGATCGCACGCCCCACAATCACGAAGATCCTCACGGGCGATCGTGCGATGGATGTCGAGCAGCTCGCGCTGCTCGCTAACGCGATAGACATGAGCGTCGCCGACCTACTCGCGGCCGCCGAGAAGCGCCTTCTACGCGGCTGA
- a CDS encoding recombinase family protein, with protein sequence MTVAVVYTRISKDRVGAGLGVERQREDCQKLADQLGWTVARVFSDNDISAYSGKPRPEYRAMLDALDHGEAQAVIAWHTDRLHRSPSELEEFITLCERRSITVRTVQAGELDLSTPPAR encoded by the coding sequence ATGACCGTTGCCGTTGTCTACACACGAATCTCGAAGGACCGCGTCGGCGCCGGCCTCGGCGTCGAACGGCAACGGGAGGACTGCCAGAAGCTCGCCGATCAGCTCGGCTGGACCGTCGCGCGAGTCTTCTCCGACAACGACATCTCCGCCTACTCGGGCAAACCGCGCCCCGAGTACCGCGCCATGCTCGACGCCCTCGACCACGGCGAGGCCCAGGCGGTCATCGCCTGGCACACCGACCGACTCCACAGGTCCCCGTCCGAACTCGAAGAATTCATCACCCTGTGCGAGCGCCGCAGCATCACCGTGCGGACCGTGCAGGCCGGAGAACTCGACCTCTCCACCCCGCCGGCCAGATGA
- a CDS encoding HNH endonuclease yields the protein MTRNTMRVCRVHGCPEIQRAPLCRAHAADREAHQRRTTPTKVTRDWKEQKRRKKAVDDHVAAHGYWCPGIGEPPHPSRDLTANHLVPIARGGDPRGPLGVACRRCNSRQADRFEVRAS from the coding sequence ATGACCCGCAACACCATGCGCGTGTGCCGAGTGCACGGCTGTCCCGAGATCCAGCGCGCGCCGCTCTGCCGGGCGCACGCTGCGGATCGTGAAGCGCACCAACGTAGAACCACACCGACCAAGGTGACCCGGGACTGGAAAGAGCAGAAGCGCAGGAAGAAGGCGGTCGATGATCACGTGGCCGCGCATGGCTACTGGTGCCCCGGCATCGGAGAGCCACCGCATCCCAGCCGCGACTTGACCGCGAACCACCTCGTCCCGATCGCGCGCGGCGGCGATCCGCGCGGCCCGCTCGGTGTCGCGTGCCGGCGCTGCAACTCGCGCCAGGCCGACCGGTTCGAAGTGAGGGCATCCTAA
- a CDS encoding ParB/RepB/Spo0J family partition protein produces the protein MTTTTTVFEQLPLAHLVPHPRNVRTAVGNVSDLATSIKAQGVLQPLVVAPHEILDQRWTIIAGHRRHAAAKKAGLKTVPCVIRHDLTGGADQLQAMLTENLQRSDLNAVEEGDAYQALLDLSIDVKAISARTGRTQKTIRERVKIAAAPEDVRTKVIDRQITIDEALTLQQFAAYPNVYETLAKYPGTANWSWAVQNAKNARSRADAGTKLVAALRTEGVRVMDNDEREAFRLEQTKARGVNLLWAKLPAEPKDRTSESVCASFHDSGYGAIDGCVSWHVLVTEDEADEEVDAAPTTERPSVEEARAAQKAKTEAAAEQARREQLAADLTTAATVRRDHLRDVLVEGSADTAHELLIGMVSDQLDETEVDVLELVVDMLSLPAVLDNTDDRGDILADRVRGAAQSMSAAKLVILLRYLEQLPAELALDNLSRWLPDCPPYSLQSANAWRCELGGPLGYEWSDVEAGLLDDLARAEAAADDE, from the coding sequence ATGACCACCACCACAACAGTGTTCGAACAGCTCCCACTTGCCCATCTCGTTCCGCACCCGCGAAACGTGCGCACTGCAGTCGGCAATGTCAGCGACCTCGCTACCTCGATCAAGGCGCAGGGTGTCCTGCAGCCTCTCGTCGTTGCGCCCCACGAGATCCTCGACCAGCGGTGGACGATCATCGCCGGGCACCGGCGCCACGCCGCCGCGAAGAAGGCCGGCCTGAAGACGGTGCCGTGCGTCATCCGTCATGACCTCACCGGCGGGGCCGACCAGCTGCAGGCGATGCTCACCGAGAACCTGCAACGCTCGGACCTCAACGCCGTCGAAGAGGGCGACGCCTACCAGGCGCTCCTCGACCTCTCCATCGACGTCAAGGCGATCTCCGCGCGAACCGGACGCACGCAGAAAACGATCCGCGAACGGGTGAAGATCGCCGCAGCGCCGGAGGACGTCCGAACGAAGGTCATCGACCGGCAGATCACGATCGACGAGGCCCTCACACTTCAGCAGTTCGCCGCCTATCCGAACGTGTACGAGACGCTCGCGAAGTACCCCGGCACCGCGAACTGGTCGTGGGCTGTGCAGAACGCGAAGAACGCCCGAAGCCGCGCCGACGCGGGCACCAAGCTCGTCGCCGCGCTACGCACCGAAGGCGTCCGCGTGATGGACAACGACGAGCGTGAGGCGTTCCGGCTCGAGCAGACGAAGGCGCGCGGAGTGAACCTGCTGTGGGCGAAGCTCCCGGCCGAGCCGAAAGACCGCACCTCGGAATCGGTTTGCGCGTCGTTCCACGACTCCGGCTACGGCGCCATCGACGGATGCGTCTCCTGGCACGTCCTCGTCACAGAGGACGAAGCCGACGAAGAGGTCGATGCCGCGCCGACAACCGAGCGCCCCTCCGTCGAGGAAGCCCGCGCCGCACAGAAGGCAAAGACCGAGGCCGCCGCCGAGCAGGCCCGCCGCGAGCAGCTCGCCGCCGACCTCACCACCGCGGCCACCGTGCGCCGCGACCACCTTCGCGACGTTCTGGTGGAGGGGAGCGCCGACACCGCCCATGAACTGCTGATCGGGATGGTCTCCGACCAGCTCGACGAGACTGAGGTGGACGTCCTCGAGCTCGTCGTCGACATGCTCAGCCTTCCCGCCGTCCTCGACAACACCGATGACCGCGGAGACATCCTCGCGGACCGCGTCCGGGGAGCGGCGCAGAGCATGAGCGCTGCGAAGCTGGTGATCCTGCTCCGCTACCTCGAGCAGCTCCCCGCCGAGCTCGCACTCGACAACCTGTCCCGGTGGCTTCCCGACTGCCCGCCGTACTCACTCCAGTCCGCCAACGCATGGCGCTGTGAGCTCGGCGGCCCGCTCGGCTACGAGTGGTCGGACGTCGAAGCCGGTCTCCTCGACGATCTCGCGCGCGCCGAAGCTGCCGCCGATGACGAGTAG
- a CDS encoding major capsid protein translates to MAPTTLAEAKNNAQTDYDPTVIDEFRKESAVLDALTFDQAVNPAGGGATLTYGYRRLVTQATAAFRPLNTEYTPQNVTTVPKTTELAVLGGAFEVDRVIASIGPAASAAVAVNLQQKIKAAVTKFQDEVINGDTAVDAAGFDGLDKALTGSSTEFRGTSVTDWTDFDTNTRAEHKALDAIDEFLSLLDGSPTVILGNSRALARVRAAARRAGMYTKDPVEGLIGANGRPVERETYGGIVFADPGAKAGTNDPIIPIESRTIGTAQTGLTDLYAFRVGLDGFHGVTTVGSQLVQTWLPDFSTSGAVKKGEVELGPVSVALKATKAAAVFRNIKVA, encoded by the coding sequence ATGGCACCGACCACCCTGGCTGAGGCGAAGAACAACGCCCAGACCGACTACGACCCCACGGTCATCGACGAGTTCCGCAAGGAGAGCGCCGTTCTCGACGCGCTGACCTTCGACCAGGCCGTGAACCCGGCCGGTGGCGGTGCCACGCTCACCTACGGGTACCGGCGCCTGGTCACGCAGGCGACGGCCGCGTTCCGGCCGCTCAACACCGAGTACACGCCGCAGAACGTCACCACCGTGCCGAAGACCACCGAACTCGCCGTGCTCGGCGGAGCGTTCGAGGTCGACCGCGTCATCGCCTCGATCGGGCCCGCCGCGTCCGCCGCTGTCGCGGTGAACCTGCAGCAGAAGATCAAGGCCGCGGTCACCAAGTTCCAGGACGAGGTGATCAACGGCGACACCGCCGTCGACGCGGCCGGCTTCGACGGCCTCGACAAGGCGCTCACGGGCAGCTCGACCGAGTTCCGGGGAACCTCCGTCACCGACTGGACGGACTTCGACACCAACACGCGCGCCGAGCACAAGGCGCTCGACGCCATCGACGAGTTCCTCTCGTTGCTCGACGGCAGCCCGACTGTCATCCTCGGTAACTCCCGCGCCCTCGCCCGGGTCCGTGCGGCCGCGCGGCGCGCTGGAATGTACACCAAGGACCCGGTCGAGGGCCTGATCGGCGCGAACGGCCGCCCTGTCGAGCGCGAGACGTACGGCGGCATCGTGTTCGCCGACCCGGGCGCGAAGGCCGGCACCAACGATCCGATCATCCCGATCGAGTCCCGCACCATCGGCACCGCCCAGACCGGTCTCACCGATCTGTACGCGTTCCGCGTCGGCCTCGATGGCTTCCACGGTGTGACCACCGTCGGCAGCCAGCTCGTCCAGACCTGGCTGCCCGACTTCTCCACCTCCGGTGCGGTGAAGAAGGGCGAGGTCGAGCTCGGCCCCGTGTCCGTCGCGCTGAAGGCCACCAAGGCCGCAGCCGTGTTCCGCAACATCAAGGTGGCGTGA
- a CDS encoding RyR domain-containing protein — protein sequence MGYAYYLLPDGREAGYGVEAECDRAGCAARIDRGLGYLCGQNPEGHKDADEPGCGKYFCPTHQPDHDCTNPECGEWDEGENLCCRLVRGHDLPHRDTDTEEEFVSRGDDVKRPAYFVDIARVCHEANRAIQMILCDPAVSPGWDDAPEWQRESAIDGVEKAINGATSEQLHESWCEYKRADGWTYGETKDEVAKTHPCLVPYDELPETQRRKDAVFGAIVAALTS from the coding sequence ATGGGATACGCGTACTACCTGCTGCCGGACGGCCGCGAGGCCGGATACGGGGTCGAGGCGGAGTGCGACCGCGCTGGCTGCGCCGCACGGATTGATCGCGGACTCGGCTACCTGTGCGGTCAGAACCCAGAGGGTCACAAAGACGCTGACGAGCCCGGCTGCGGCAAGTACTTCTGCCCGACCCATCAGCCAGACCACGACTGCACTAACCCCGAGTGCGGCGAGTGGGACGAGGGCGAGAACCTCTGCTGCAGGTTGGTGCGGGGTCACGATCTGCCCCATCGCGACACCGACACCGAGGAAGAATTCGTCAGCCGGGGAGACGACGTGAAGCGACCCGCATACTTCGTCGACATCGCGCGGGTCTGCCACGAAGCCAACCGCGCGATCCAGATGATCCTCTGCGATCCTGCGGTGTCACCCGGATGGGACGACGCTCCGGAGTGGCAGCGCGAGTCCGCGATCGATGGCGTCGAGAAGGCGATCAACGGGGCGACGTCGGAGCAACTCCACGAGTCCTGGTGCGAGTACAAGCGCGCGGACGGCTGGACGTATGGCGAGACCAAGGACGAGGTCGCAAAGACTCATCCGTGTCTGGTCCCGTACGACGAGCTACCCGAGACACAGCGGAGAAAGGACGCCGTCTTCGGCGCGATCGTCGCTGCTCTCACCTCATAG
- a CDS encoding 3'-5' exonuclease — translation MTSTPLVFVDTETTSLHPGHRRPWEIAMIRRHNGATTTCILQIIDVDIADADPHSLNVGRFWERHVRYRDPAKYAGADREPAPLFEFDAAQQVAEFTAGAHFVGVNPAFDADVLERMLRRNRLMPNWDYHLIDVPAMALGMLHAHAEMQLIEDAPELPYRSYELSKLCGVNPPDEDEQHTAYGDARWVERWYDAIVASEPSEVPLPHIGKYLTRQQHQRVVEILSDDNAVRDDTGRIHTWALELHRIFGIKRCLCGKVLTAPSPGCEWHAEVAKKASR, via the coding sequence GTGACCAGCACTCCGCTCGTCTTCGTCGACACCGAGACCACCTCACTCCACCCAGGGCACCGCCGCCCGTGGGAGATCGCGATGATCCGTCGCCACAACGGCGCGACCACCACCTGCATCTTGCAGATCATCGACGTCGACATCGCCGACGCCGACCCGCACAGCCTCAACGTCGGTCGGTTCTGGGAACGCCACGTCAGATACCGCGATCCCGCGAAGTACGCCGGCGCCGACCGTGAACCGGCACCACTCTTCGAGTTCGACGCCGCACAGCAGGTGGCCGAGTTCACGGCCGGCGCGCATTTCGTCGGTGTGAACCCGGCTTTCGACGCCGATGTGCTCGAACGCATGCTCCGCCGCAACCGACTGATGCCCAATTGGGACTACCACCTCATCGACGTCCCCGCGATGGCCCTCGGCATGCTCCACGCCCACGCCGAGATGCAACTGATCGAAGACGCCCCGGAACTCCCGTACAGGTCGTACGAGCTGTCGAAACTCTGCGGAGTAAACCCTCCCGACGAGGACGAGCAGCACACCGCCTATGGCGACGCCCGCTGGGTCGAACGCTGGTACGACGCCATCGTCGCGTCCGAGCCGTCCGAAGTTCCTCTGCCTCACATCGGCAAGTACCTGACCCGCCAGCAGCACCAACGCGTCGTCGAAATCCTTTCGGACGACAACGCCGTCCGCGATGACACCGGACGCATCCATACGTGGGCCCTCGAACTGCACCGAATCTTCGGTATCAAGCGGTGCCTCTGCGGCAAGGTTCTGACCGCACCGTCACCGGGCTGCGAGTGGCACGCCGAGGTCGCGAAGAAGGCTTCCCGGTGA
- a CDS encoding terminase, which translates to MPVREIKWLPNPERGTQVSVGFDGSDSDDFTVIRCRTRSGRLFTPRYGPVKRPTIWNPAEWGGQIPRHEVAVALDEIHDRWDVSRGYYDPPGWRTEIGEWAQKYGEKRVVEWPTYRVKFMHEELERFLVDLKEGRIKDDGCPITRVHMANAIKVAQNGQRYILGKPGGEQHRKIDAAMTSVLAHAAACDAEASGWPEKSDTTVICFGASKGRSTATARSERRRGRGGSVFG; encoded by the coding sequence ATGCCCGTGCGTGAGATCAAATGGCTCCCGAACCCCGAGCGCGGTACGCAGGTCAGTGTCGGGTTCGACGGCTCGGACAGTGACGACTTCACGGTGATCCGGTGTCGCACTCGATCTGGGCGGCTGTTCACCCCGCGCTACGGGCCCGTCAAGCGGCCGACGATCTGGAATCCGGCGGAGTGGGGCGGGCAGATCCCGCGCCACGAGGTCGCGGTAGCGCTCGACGAGATCCACGACCGGTGGGATGTCTCGCGCGGTTACTACGACCCGCCGGGTTGGCGGACTGAGATCGGGGAGTGGGCGCAGAAGTACGGCGAGAAGCGCGTCGTCGAGTGGCCGACGTACCGGGTCAAGTTCATGCACGAGGAACTTGAGCGGTTCCTCGTGGATCTGAAGGAGGGGCGGATCAAGGATGACGGGTGCCCGATCACGCGTGTGCACATGGCGAATGCGATAAAGGTCGCGCAGAACGGTCAGCGGTACATCCTCGGCAAGCCTGGCGGCGAGCAGCACCGCAAGATCGACGCCGCGATGACGTCGGTGCTCGCCCACGCCGCGGCGTGCGATGCGGAGGCCAGCGGCTGGCCGGAGAAGTCCGACACGACGGTGATCTGTTTCGGCGCCAGCAAGGGGCGCTCGACTGCAACTGCGAGAAGTGAGAGGAGGCGAGGGCGAGGTGGGTCTGTCTTCGGCTGA
- a CDS encoding terminase, giving the protein MYRRSLIVGPQKCGKGPWSATIVCIEAVGPSLFAGWAEDGEVYRCADHGCDCGFEHEYRAGEPKGMPHPSPLIQLTATSEDQVDNVYDPLKTMIRNGPLSELMAIREGFIRLPGDECRIDVVTASANSRLGNPITFVLQDENGLYTKENKMIKVASTQRRGVAGMQGRSIATTNMWDPAENSDAQQTFEGTVKDVFKFLRTPPAGLSWNNKRDRRKILRYVYDGCSWIELDAIDAEAMDLMQTNPAEAQRFYGNMKVSGMGAWLPDGLWESAYARA; this is encoded by the coding sequence GTGTACCGCCGATCGCTGATCGTCGGTCCGCAAAAGTGCGGCAAGGGCCCGTGGTCGGCGACGATCGTGTGCATCGAAGCGGTCGGGCCCTCCCTGTTCGCGGGGTGGGCCGAAGACGGTGAGGTGTACCGGTGCGCTGACCACGGCTGCGACTGCGGATTCGAGCACGAGTACCGGGCCGGCGAGCCGAAGGGTATGCCGCACCCGTCGCCGCTTATCCAGCTGACGGCAACGTCGGAAGACCAGGTCGACAACGTCTACGACCCGCTGAAGACGATGATCCGCAACGGCCCGCTCTCCGAGTTGATGGCGATCCGCGAGGGTTTCATCCGGCTGCCAGGTGACGAGTGCCGGATCGACGTCGTCACCGCGTCCGCGAACTCGCGGCTCGGTAACCCGATCACGTTCGTGCTGCAGGATGAGAACGGCCTGTACACCAAAGAGAACAAGATGATCAAGGTCGCGTCTACGCAGCGGCGTGGTGTAGCCGGTATGCAGGGTCGGTCGATCGCGACGACGAACATGTGGGATCCGGCCGAAAACTCCGATGCCCAACAGACTTTCGAGGGCACCGTGAAAGACGTGTTCAAGTTTTTGCGCACGCCACCGGCGGGTCTGTCATGGAACAACAAGCGGGATCGGCGCAAGATCCTGCGGTACGTCTACGACGGCTGCAGCTGGATCGAACTGGATGCGATCGACGCCGAGGCGATGGACCTGATGCAGACGAATCCAGCCGAGGCGCAGCGGTTCTACGGAAACATGAAGGTCTCGGGTATGGGCGCGTGGCTTCCGGATGGACTGTGGGAGAGCGCGTATGCCCGTGCGTGA
- a CDS encoding DUF6221 family protein: MNEILEFLQARLDEDEQTATAAISATFGGDSTWTSKDDGTGRQTHGYVMADHTAICGHDDDDVLLPIADHIARYDPARVLREVEAKRRVLADYELYKDAKYPDSDGVTRWLSKLCWISSPPCTRITPTIARSGPLTDLLDVDTDEYVTLRQAMRLTGRSRDTIRRWVKRGTVQTIHADGVVGYSVNDLRDTEAQAHQNQTRTREVAETG, from the coding sequence ATGAACGAGATCCTGGAGTTCCTGCAGGCACGGCTCGACGAGGATGAGCAGACGGCGACTGCTGCCATTTCGGCCACCTTCGGCGGAGACTCGACATGGACTTCGAAGGATGACGGAACCGGTAGGCAGACCCACGGATACGTCATGGCGGACCACACGGCAATCTGCGGTCACGACGATGACGACGTGCTGCTCCCCATCGCTGATCACATCGCCCGCTACGACCCGGCCCGAGTGCTGCGTGAAGTGGAAGCGAAGCGGCGGGTCCTCGCCGACTACGAGCTGTACAAGGACGCCAAGTATCCCGACTCGGATGGGGTCACGCGATGGCTCTCGAAGTTGTGCTGGATCTCCTCGCCGCCGTGTACTCGGATCACGCCGACTATCGCGAGGAGTGGGCCGTTGACTGATCTGCTCGACGTCGACACCGACGAGTACGTCACGCTCCGGCAAGCGATGCGACTGACCGGCCGCAGTCGGGACACCATCAGGCGATGGGTCAAGCGCGGGACCGTGCAGACCATTCACGCTGACGGAGTCGTCGGGTACAGCGTCAACGACCTCCGGGACACCGAAGCGCAAGCACACCAGAACCAGACGCGGACACGCGAAGTTGCTGAAACCGGCTGA